Genomic segment of Thunnus thynnus chromosome 21, fThuThy2.1, whole genome shotgun sequence:
GCagaaaaaacagtcaaattgtcccttttttctgttttcataagcatCCTAATATACTTATAACTTATAACACTCTGCCATAAGTGTGAATAGTGAATAAACAGAGAATCTGCCGCCAAATgtcaatatttatgtttcccttaacttttcccTTCAACCCAAATTGGAAGCTAACTTCAGCATTGTTGGCTTAAGGAGGTGTTAAGTAAATATAGAAATCGGTGATGTGCTGAGAAGATCTCTGAGTTGTGTCtaaaagtgaataaaatgaAGTGGTATCTACTTTTTTCCTCTGACTCCCCTCCCTGTGTGTCACTCCCCTCAGGTACCTGTGCTACAGAATAATAATGGTCCTCCACTGGTGGGGCTGGTGACCGTCGCCTGTCACCTGGTGAAGCAGGCCAAGCGCCCAGAGCTGCTGGGTGACTctgcagagagcagagctgtGGTGCAGCAGTGGCTGGAGTACAGAGTCAGCAAGCTGGACGGCTACGCCAAGGAGGACGTCAAAACCATCCTGAAGGTAGAGAATGAGAAGCTGCTCGTGTTCTTCCTTCTGTTGTGCTGTAGATGTTCGTGAATCTGATCTTCTCTTTGTGCCAGATTTGAATGCAGCTGTGTTTCCATGCAGGTTTTCTTTttgattgttgttctttttGGTATTAAACGTAAAGTTTCAAGAACAATGAAAAGGAAACAAGGATTTGGATatttaagaataaataaatggccTTGGtattgattatatttttaaGCCGAATACATTAATCAGCATTCAACAGTTCATTGAATATTTGTAATGTGAATAGAATCATGAAATCATTTCCTACCTTTAAGAGGCGCCACAACGTATCAGTTTCTCTCACAATCCTGTTCTCTGTCCGCAAGCTAGgccatactgtgtgtgtgtgtgtgtgtgtgtgtgtgtgtgtgtgtgtgtgtgtgtgtgtgtgtgtgtgtgtgtgtgtttgtcttgttgAGGCACAAGCAACAGGAATACAGACTGATGTATGGCCCTTCGGTGACATGGCcccacagacagagaaaaatgctTTAATGTGCCTGACGCCAGTCAGAGTGAAATGGATCGCCAGCCACTGGTCTGCTGGACACAAGGCGCCTCTTGGCACTGTCCTGTCAGCGtgaagtgtctgtgtgtttatgtgtgtgtgtatgtgtgtctatgtgcacTTCTCAGTGTGACACACTGTTGTCGCATAGCCGAGGAGTCATGCTGTGCGGCAGCCAGGCctcttaaatattttaatggtgCCACTTACAGAAGGAAGTCGCCCTGAGCAGCTCAGCTCTGGTGCCCGGTGGCCCCCTGTCCTGTCCTGCTGCTTTAGCAGCATCCTTAACACTCTTCTTTCAAGCACACCAGTCATCTCCCATTAAATTATCCAAAGATAAAAACTGTCAACTGCGGGAGTTGTTCAACTTTTTCACCCCAGGATGCAAATAGGAAATTCATAGTTTTTCAAGCTGagactttttttctgaagtAAACATCATGTCACTCATGTAATGTGACGATAAACAAGCCGAACCATTTTAGGCCTGAACCCACAGTTGAAGCTGAATGTTAGGGAAATTCTGTCACTCCACCTTAAACCAATTAGGCTAGTACTGGGTGACTTCCTGCTGCCACAGAAGTTAACTATTATCAGTGGATTTATGAAGCACATGCACTAGCATACAACTAATTACATCTGGGTCACTTCCTACTTTGTCTTCAATCAAGAGAGAGCACCAACATCTTGGACTTCATGCACTGCATTTCAAGCTGTAGGATTCCTTATCATAATTATATGATTGCTGCATTATTGATTTCAATCCAAAACATCTGATGATATTCAGGCATTAAACTATTGAGAATTCTGAGCAAGACATCAAGAGTAATGGTTGCCTGAAGGCATAGGGCCAGTGGGAAGTTTTGTTGACACGTTGAATTAAAGGTCAGTATTTAGATCAAAGacagcaacaacagaaaatactCTTTGTACTGTGATGACAGCAGTCAACAACACAATAGTAGCTATAGAAAGGTACAAAAAGAAATaggaacaaaaacaagcaatgcACTGCagttgtaaagaaaaaaaaatcttgtgcagtattttcagttatttgtcTGTCTTACGTAGAAAGGAACAGCTGTAGTTTTCTACCCTGTATATGACCTAcccaaaaggggaaaaaaaacgttattttattaaaatgtgcCGATGATACGAGTGCAGAGTTAGGGCGGGGGCAGGTGGAGAAGAACCTAAGTCTGGAGCTCCATGTGCTGGGTAGGGGTAGCAGGAGCACTGCCTCTCCTCTGATGCTCGACTGGGCTTCAGCTCCATCGCTGTAGGCTAAGAAAAGCAGGGATCTGATTGTGGAAGGGGAAGAAGTCTGCAGTCTTCATGCCTTGTTTGGCATCACCCACTCTTGCCGCACAATAACTCCATTTGCCCCCAAGATGCTCTGTGTGCGTGGAGTGTTCCCTTCGCACAATGTACAAGTGCTAAAGATGGTCCCTTCCCCTGGGACCAGCACTTCCATGCACGActttgcacacacagacatggacTGAGAAACACACATCACGCTGCCCAAGTTTAGGACAGCTTCATTAGATTTACAAGCGAGAGTTGTAGTCATTTGGTAGCAGAATAAACAAATAGCCTGTTTTGTACAGCATCTGTGCTAAGTCGCTAGTCATGGGGAGAGATGCCATACCCCCTCAGGTTACATATTATTCCTATCCACAtagcacagcacacacacacacgcaagccACGATCCAGACTCATGCGTGTACCTCACGCACCCACAGATATATAGGTTAACGAACCTGCTGTCATGCCTCCCTTTAGGCCTGTAGTCTCCATTTAGACAGTGGAAATTTTGTAAAAACTAATAATTTTTATATACATGTAAAATTCTTCTTTGACACAGCTGAATACTCACTTTACTATCCACAAAAGGAGGCTTCATTAGTGATTCCTGTAAATGCAGATTTCTTCCCTAACGTATAATATATTCATCTGTCATGTTAAGACAAATGTGTTTACACAGAAATGCTTACCATAATGCATAAATTATCTTAAGTAATGACCTCATTAGCATTAGCGGTTATATTGTTGAATTTTTCTCTTACAGGACCTCAACCTCTACCTGCAAGACAAGGTGTTCCTGGCTGGCAACCAGTTCACCATCGCTGATACATTCATGTACAGTGGGATTCATCCAATGATAGTAAGTTACCTTTTCTCTCACGTACTGAGTTATTATAACTGAAACTGTAATGTGTCACTGACAAGTCTACTGAGTTTCAAGTGACACAATACAGTGAAAAGAAATTTCAAGATATTTGATGACCTTAGTTCATTGTAGGTTTTAAGGTAAAAACATTGGGACACGTGAAGGTTATGGTCAGGGTTATCTTTTCAACATCTATATTTCTCTGTCTATCTAACACAGTTTTATTTCGATGGAGTACTCActcattgaaaacatttttgtaactgATAATGAACTGAAACTAAACTTTGCCACGCCAACCGGATCTTTAAAACATAAAGACAGCAAACTTTTTAGAAAAACTGacttaaaattcagtttttgaaaGTTCCCTTGGAGTGCATGTTCAAGGTAAATTGTATTGATTTACTGTGTCTCACTACCCATCCTTCTATCCATCTCTTCATCCATGTCTTTCCCTCCATATCAACGCTCACTTCAGTCAAACCGCAACTTTAATAAGCAATTTGTCACAGTGCATAAGACACTATTAGACCAGTCATATGGCCAAAGGGCACCAAGAACAAGTTGGCAATAAACACACGGGTTATAAACACATTCTCACTTCACTTCAGAGAAATAAAGTGATGTGGCACAAAGTGATGTCTTTAGCCCCAGACCAGGGACAAGTAAGTTTGCTACGCCTTccgtgatttaaaaaaaaaaaaaaaaaaagataagagtGAGTTCAGAGATGAGGAAGACAGAATGAGACGGAGGGAGGGAGCGATCACATGTTGAGAGATGTCAGTAGTTGTGGCGGAGATGGAAGGTTGCCCCCGCCACCAGGCAGAGGAGCGTCACTTTGGTTTGCAATCAGTGTGGTTTTTAACCTCAGGGACAAAGGGTCAGATGACCCAACCCTTAACCACAGCCTGTCCTGATGTTCAATTCATGGAAAacaacattacacaaacattaaaCCTGACTGACGCTCGAATGGTTCTAGGCTGGATTGTTGTCTGCGTGGGGGGGGGTTCCACTTTCCAATTAATTAGATAATGAAACAGCACATGCATGATAAGATTTCTCTTCCAAGGACATTCTGATTAATTCAGCTAGAA
This window contains:
- the eef1e1 gene encoding eukaryotic translation elongation factor 1 epsilon-1, whose amino-acid sequence is MALRELSSLEKYLGLKKPNKYSTQGDKKVPVLQNNNGPPLVGLVTVACHLVKQAKRPELLGDSAESRAVVQQWLEYRVSKLDGYAKEDVKTILKDLNLYLQDKVFLAGNQFTIADTFMYSGIHPMIVDLAIQEKEQYVNVTRWFDHIQHYPGVRHHLPPVAVLRNRIYTSRHH